A stretch of the Sneathiella limimaris genome encodes the following:
- a CDS encoding Hpt domain-containing protein, translated as MGLFASVSEKIGDDDQLAGLKNELGDEVLVTLVDMAQTNMETGLQKVKEALDAGDSTMLREVAHSLKGSTSSLCSLRFSEMAAAIEQNCNEIEQVKENFDEFEAAGQSTMDWWQSKRP; from the coding sequence ATGGGATTATTTGCGTCCGTTTCTGAAAAAATTGGAGATGATGACCAGCTTGCGGGACTGAAGAACGAGCTTGGTGACGAAGTCCTGGTAACGCTAGTGGATATGGCCCAGACTAACATGGAGACCGGGCTGCAGAAGGTTAAAGAGGCGCTGGATGCGGGCGATAGTACAATGCTACGTGAAGTCGCCCATTCCCTAAAAGGATCCACGAGTTCGTTATGCTCTTTGCGGTTCAGCGAGATGGCTGCTGCAATAGAGCAAAATTGCAATGAGATTGAACAGGTTAAAGAGAACTTTGATGAATTTGAGGCCGCCGGTCAGTCCACTATGGATTGGTGGCAGTCTAAACGACCTTAA
- the pstC gene encoding phosphate ABC transporter permease subunit PstC: MSTLPLIIFLLALCSVGYWFGSKKALQVSAASGQAMGRPHQFGMYVAAWGLLPPLALAVLWAAVSVLPMDAEGAISQQVNQVVFPALILLSATLGLYLSIRKISPELRTRKTLERIVLAVLILASTISIFTTIGIVFSLLFETVNFFDKVPVLEFLTGLNWSPQTALRADQVGSSGAFGAVPLFVGTLLITLIAMFVAIPLGLMSAIYMTEYASDRFRATVKPILEILAGIPTVVYGFFAALTVGIFFRDLGDAIGIDIVSESALAAGVVMGMMIIPFISSLSDDIIMAVPQSLRDASYGLGATKSETVRKVILPAALPGIVGAILLAVSRAIGETMIVVMAAGFGANLTLNPLESVTTVTVQIVGLLVGDQEFDSAKTLAAFALAMVLFIITLSLNVIALVVVRKYREKYD; the protein is encoded by the coding sequence ATGAGTACTCTCCCACTGATCATCTTCCTGCTGGCACTCTGCTCTGTAGGATATTGGTTTGGCTCCAAAAAAGCTTTACAAGTATCCGCTGCAAGTGGCCAGGCTATGGGACGACCCCATCAGTTTGGCATGTATGTCGCCGCTTGGGGATTACTTCCCCCGCTTGCCCTTGCTGTTCTTTGGGCAGCTGTTTCGGTACTTCCCATGGACGCGGAAGGTGCCATTTCCCAGCAAGTCAATCAGGTGGTATTTCCTGCTCTCATATTATTGAGTGCAACTCTCGGACTTTATCTTTCTATTCGAAAAATTTCCCCAGAACTCAGAACTCGGAAAACGCTGGAGCGGATTGTCCTTGCAGTTCTGATTTTGGCCTCAACAATTTCCATTTTTACGACCATTGGCATCGTCTTCTCACTCCTCTTCGAGACAGTAAACTTTTTTGACAAGGTTCCTGTTCTGGAATTTTTGACTGGCCTGAACTGGAGCCCACAGACTGCGTTGCGCGCTGATCAGGTTGGATCATCTGGCGCCTTTGGTGCTGTTCCTCTGTTCGTTGGCACATTGCTGATCACTCTGATCGCTATGTTCGTTGCCATCCCCCTTGGCTTGATGAGCGCAATCTACATGACGGAATATGCGAGTGACAGGTTCAGAGCTACGGTCAAGCCAATCCTTGAAATTCTGGCGGGTATCCCGACAGTTGTTTATGGCTTCTTTGCCGCTTTGACTGTTGGCATTTTCTTCCGCGATCTTGGTGATGCGATTGGCATTGATATTGTTTCTGAAAGTGCTCTGGCTGCTGGCGTAGTGATGGGAATGATGATCATTCCGTTCATTTCATCTCTCAGTGATGACATTATTATGGCTGTGCCCCAAAGCTTGCGGGATGCGTCTTATGGGCTAGGTGCAACAAAATCTGAGACAGTTCGAAAAGTGATCCTGCCAGCAGCTCTTCCTGGGATCGTTGGCGCAATCCTACTCGCGGTTAGCCGGGCAATTGGTGAAACCATGATTGTGGTGATGGCGGCAGGCTTTGGTGCCAACCTGACCCTTAACCCGCTCGAATCCGTAACAACTGTGACTGTTCAGATTGTTGGCCTGCTTGTTGGTGATCAGGAATTTGACAGCGCAAAAACTTTGGCTGCATTTGCGCTGGCCATGGTTCTTTTCATTATCACCTTGTCCTTGAACGTCATCGCTTTGGTGGTGGTTCGCAAATATCGTGAAAAATATGACTGA
- a CDS encoding type II secretion system F family protein, producing the protein MFAGEDQLMLMLIVGGGTLFVTLVLGFALVGGDNASANTKRRLANLSHGHAPVAPKAGQRNSARIDDRQSSIKVLDTLARKLIPKPAELKARLEKTGKKLTTAEYALICLVTMAVVIVVMRFVYDLTWLLSIPVGLTSGLILPHWTVGFMGARRVNKFMKHFPEAIELMVRSLRAGIPISEAIATVANDAPEPIATEFKRVSDTVKLGKSVEDGLWKVAKRIDLPDFKFLIIAISIQRETGGNLAETLAGLANMLRKRRQIKLKIKAMSSEARASAWIIGSLPFIMFFLLWLANDEYVMTLINDPRGIYLIGAGLTMIASGVGVMAKMVRFEI; encoded by the coding sequence ATGTTTGCAGGTGAAGACCAGTTGATGCTGATGTTAATTGTTGGCGGTGGAACCTTGTTCGTTACCTTAGTTCTGGGTTTCGCGCTGGTTGGCGGCGATAACGCGTCTGCAAATACCAAACGTCGATTGGCAAACTTGTCCCACGGACATGCCCCTGTTGCTCCAAAAGCCGGTCAGCGGAATAGTGCCCGGATTGATGACCGCCAGAGCAGCATCAAGGTGCTGGATACTTTGGCGCGGAAATTGATCCCAAAACCCGCTGAATTGAAGGCGCGGCTTGAAAAAACCGGTAAAAAATTGACGACTGCCGAATATGCCTTGATCTGCTTGGTGACAATGGCCGTTGTAATTGTCGTGATGCGCTTTGTTTATGATCTTACCTGGCTGCTGTCTATTCCTGTAGGTCTAACAAGTGGACTTATTTTGCCCCATTGGACAGTTGGATTTATGGGCGCACGCCGAGTGAACAAGTTCATGAAGCATTTCCCTGAAGCTATTGAACTAATGGTTCGAAGCCTGAGGGCAGGCATTCCGATCAGTGAAGCCATTGCAACAGTTGCTAACGATGCTCCTGAGCCAATTGCCACAGAATTTAAGCGGGTTTCAGATACTGTAAAGCTGGGTAAATCCGTAGAGGATGGTCTTTGGAAGGTTGCCAAAAGAATTGACCTGCCTGACTTCAAATTCCTGATTATTGCCATCTCCATTCAGCGTGAAACGGGTGGTAACCTGGCAGAAACACTGGCGGGACTTGCCAACATGCTGCGCAAGCGGCGTCAGATTAAGCTGAAAATTAAAGCTATGTCGTCCGAGGCCCGGGCCAGTGCCTGGATCATCGGATCACTGCCTTTCATCATGTTCTTCCTGCTGTGGTTGGCGAACGATGAATATGTGATGACATTGATTAATGACCCCCGCGGTATCTATCTGATAGGCGCAGGCCTGACGATGATTGCGAGTGGTGTCGGCGTTATGGCCAAAATGGTCCGGTTCGAGATTTAG
- a CDS encoding ATP-binding protein, whose protein sequence is MSNIQGFLTKLCIFVLVITVPVAVVAFWMVSQDVLSLEYGILLTLTPVGPAVLVFNKLIREISSLTRRMGHAIAEPMEEVRSDETDRAGLLPINDFLLTMQQYQRVLSNLLEETKLRQSDTAQLFDILPNAVLVLDDRRRIVQHNLAAAEFFGRSDISGDLVSYLRHPSLIKAVDATLAGEMQGKRVEFAMVGDVSRYIAANIVVFDGEKKGGLRVVVTLHDLTAIRKTEQMRVDFIANASHELRTPLAILIGAIETLLGPAANDPAAQKRFLSIMEAQSNRMSQLINDLLSLSHIEMNEHSRPSDPLDIIEVLKSVVHLLSGKSLSLNKTIDLDVPDKPVIVIGEKEQLSQVFTNLVDNALKYSHPESTITVRLREVNNQARISVIDQGEGIPSEHLPRLTERFYRVDSDRSREMGGTGLGLAIVKHIVSRHRGQLEIDSVLGKGSVFTVKLPSQTAESAGFNKVLSL, encoded by the coding sequence ATGAGCAATATCCAAGGCTTTTTGACAAAGCTATGCATATTTGTCCTGGTTATTACAGTACCAGTAGCTGTGGTTGCGTTTTGGATGGTTAGCCAAGATGTATTGAGCCTTGAATATGGAATTCTTCTGACACTCACACCCGTTGGACCTGCAGTCCTTGTTTTTAACAAGTTGATCCGGGAAATTTCATCTTTGACGCGGCGCATGGGGCATGCCATCGCTGAGCCGATGGAAGAGGTTCGTTCTGATGAAACGGATCGTGCTGGGTTGTTGCCGATAAATGATTTCCTGTTGACCATGCAACAGTATCAGCGGGTGCTGTCCAATCTGCTCGAAGAGACCAAGCTGCGACAAAGCGATACTGCCCAGCTTTTTGATATCTTACCAAACGCTGTGTTGGTTTTGGATGACCGGCGACGGATTGTTCAGCACAATCTTGCAGCTGCAGAGTTTTTTGGCCGCTCAGACATTAGCGGTGATCTCGTGTCTTACTTGCGCCATCCGTCACTGATCAAGGCTGTGGATGCAACGCTTGCGGGCGAGATGCAGGGTAAACGGGTTGAGTTTGCAATGGTGGGTGATGTATCCCGTTACATTGCCGCGAACATTGTTGTGTTCGATGGAGAAAAAAAGGGTGGGCTTCGGGTTGTTGTCACGCTTCATGATCTGACAGCTATCCGGAAAACCGAGCAAATGCGCGTTGATTTTATTGCCAATGCGAGCCATGAACTGAGAACACCACTAGCCATTCTTATCGGTGCCATTGAAACTCTGCTTGGACCTGCGGCAAATGATCCGGCTGCACAAAAACGCTTCCTGTCTATTATGGAGGCGCAGTCCAATCGAATGTCACAATTGATCAATGATTTGCTGTCACTTTCTCATATCGAAATGAATGAGCACAGCCGTCCTTCTGATCCATTGGATATTATCGAGGTTCTGAAATCGGTTGTACATTTGCTGTCTGGCAAGTCTTTGTCATTAAACAAAACCATAGATTTGGACGTGCCCGACAAACCCGTCATTGTTATAGGCGAAAAAGAGCAGTTATCCCAAGTGTTTACTAATCTTGTGGACAACGCGCTCAAATATAGTCATCCAGAATCAACGATTACTGTTCGGTTGCGTGAAGTAAACAATCAAGCCCGGATATCGGTGATTGATCAAGGGGAGGGGATTCCCTCGGAACATTTGCCGCGCCTGACAGAGAGATTTTACAGGGTTGATAGTGATCGAAGCCGGGAAATGGGTGGTACTGGCTTAGGCCTTGCGATTGTAAAACATATTGTGAGTCGTCATAGAGGACAGCTGGAGATCGACTCAGTGCTCGGAAAAGGATCTGTCTTTACCGTTAAACTTCCCAGCCAAACAGCGGAAAGTGCCGGTTTTAATAAGGTTTTATCGCTGTAA
- a CDS encoding type II secretion system F family protein, whose amino-acid sequence MDITTLLPAWMKSEDILALIAGGAAFVSFLLIWNALLVKDTLPERIKGLDNRRKELRDEITKKNPQRSNLVKKESFMHRTVKKLQLMKGERAKGISAHLAQGGWRSKEALATYLFARISLPILFGGLGMLYFMVKNPFDWPLMAGFLASAGAAFVGYMLPRIILKNQISKRYTAMRKSLPDALDLLVICTEAGLNLDSGLDRVCKEITNSSPELADEFALTSIELGFLPERKEALMNLAARVDFLSMNTLVNTLLQTEKYGTPLAVALRVLSAEMRDERLMKAEEKAARLPAIMTVPMIVFILPALFIVLIGPAVLKALDAFS is encoded by the coding sequence ATGGATATTACAACCTTACTCCCCGCCTGGATGAAATCAGAGGATATTCTGGCTCTTATTGCTGGCGGTGCTGCGTTTGTTTCTTTTCTGTTGATCTGGAATGCGCTGCTTGTCAAAGATACATTGCCAGAGCGTATTAAGGGACTGGATAACCGCCGCAAGGAATTGCGAGACGAGATTACCAAGAAAAATCCTCAGCGAAGCAACTTGGTCAAGAAAGAAAGCTTCATGCACCGGACGGTCAAGAAGCTGCAGTTGATGAAGGGCGAACGTGCCAAGGGCATTTCCGCACACCTGGCACAAGGCGGTTGGCGGTCTAAAGAGGCGTTGGCAACCTATCTGTTCGCCCGGATTTCATTGCCGATCTTGTTCGGCGGTCTTGGAATGCTATATTTCATGGTTAAAAATCCGTTTGATTGGCCCTTGATGGCAGGTTTTCTGGCGTCAGCAGGTGCCGCTTTCGTGGGGTACATGCTGCCAAGGATTATCCTGAAAAACCAGATCAGCAAACGTTACACTGCGATGCGGAAATCCTTACCGGATGCGTTGGACCTTCTGGTTATTTGTACGGAAGCGGGACTTAATCTGGATAGTGGTCTTGATCGGGTCTGTAAGGAGATTACAAACTCTTCCCCTGAACTGGCAGATGAGTTTGCGTTGACCTCTATTGAACTTGGCTTCCTGCCAGAGCGGAAAGAAGCATTGATGAACTTGGCTGCACGCGTTGACTTCCTTTCGATGAACACGCTGGTCAATACACTGTTGCAGACAGAAAAATACGGTACTCCGCTTGCTGTCGCATTACGTGTTTTATCCGCAGAGATGCGGGATGAGCGTTTGATGAAAGCCGAAGAAAAGGCTGCTCGATTGCCTGCTATTATGACCGTACCAATGATTGTGTTTATCCTGCCGGCTTTGTTTATTGTCTTGATCGGTCCTGCTGTTCTCAAGGCGCTGGACGCCTTCAGTTAA
- a CDS encoding SIR2 family NAD-dependent protein deacylase, whose product MDDLEQLAKLIERSNQIVVFTGAGISTESGIPDFRSPGGLWEKNRPIDFSEYMASEDARREAWRRKFAMDEVMGNAKPNKGHEAIARLYELGKLNCVITQNIDGLHQQSGIPEEDVIELHGNTTYAKCLDCHERMSLDEVREIFQPEETLPICQKCGGIVKTATISFGQPMPIREMQRAEMEAIESDLFLAIGSSLVVYPAADIPVIAAQHGAKLIIINREPTQVDPIATLVLNKEIGETLDLVTKL is encoded by the coding sequence ATGGATGATCTGGAGCAATTGGCAAAGCTAATTGAAAGGAGCAATCAGATCGTTGTGTTTACTGGAGCAGGGATCAGCACTGAGTCGGGTATTCCGGATTTTAGGAGTCCAGGGGGACTATGGGAGAAAAACCGACCAATTGACTTCTCTGAATATATGGCATCTGAAGACGCCCGCCGGGAAGCCTGGCGCCGAAAGTTTGCCATGGACGAGGTGATGGGCAATGCAAAGCCGAATAAAGGGCATGAGGCGATTGCCAGGCTTTATGAACTTGGAAAGCTCAACTGCGTTATCACTCAAAATATAGATGGTTTACATCAGCAATCCGGAATTCCCGAAGAGGATGTCATCGAACTGCATGGCAACACCACATATGCAAAATGCTTGGATTGTCATGAGCGAATGAGTTTGGATGAGGTGCGGGAGATATTCCAGCCAGAAGAGACATTACCCATTTGCCAAAAATGTGGTGGCATTGTCAAAACAGCGACAATTTCCTTTGGCCAACCGATGCCAATACGAGAAATGCAGCGGGCTGAAATGGAGGCCATTGAAAGCGATCTTTTTCTGGCGATAGGATCTTCACTCGTTGTCTACCCTGCCGCTGATATCCCGGTTATTGCAGCCCAGCATGGCGCTAAGCTAATTATAATCAATAGAGAACCAACACAGGTGGACCCAATTGCGACATTAGTTCTCAATAAAGAAATCGGAGAAACTCTCGATCTTGTCACAAAATTGTAA
- a CDS encoding substrate-binding domain-containing protein — protein sequence MFKKTLGLAVVATVAIASQAVARDQIRIVGSSTVFPFSTTVAETFGNKGGFKTPVVESTGSGGGLKLFCAGIGEEHPDITNASRRIKKSEVEKCAKAGITDITEVKVGFDGIVVANSKAVKPLNLTKKQIFLALAKQIPVDGKMVDNPNKTWSDVDPSLPNVAIKVFGPPPTSGTRDAFSELALEGGAKAFPSLKALRKSDKKAFKAIAHSVREDGAYVESGENDNLIVQKLVAEPDAVGVFGFSFLDQNADQLQGAVVGGVAPTFENISKGDYGISRSLYFYVKNAHVGKVPGIKEFIAEFTSEDAFGEFGYLTEKGLIPLSEEERAKVRQEATSLTNLKMM from the coding sequence GTGTTTAAAAAGACTCTCGGACTGGCTGTCGTTGCAACGGTAGCCATTGCTTCTCAGGCAGTTGCTCGTGATCAGATCAGAATCGTGGGATCCTCAACTGTATTTCCTTTCTCTACAACTGTTGCTGAAACTTTCGGTAACAAGGGCGGTTTCAAAACGCCTGTTGTTGAAAGCACTGGATCGGGCGGTGGCCTGAAGTTGTTCTGTGCCGGTATCGGTGAAGAGCACCCAGACATTACAAATGCTTCGCGTCGCATTAAAAAGTCTGAAGTTGAAAAATGCGCCAAAGCTGGCATTACAGATATCACAGAAGTTAAGGTTGGCTTCGACGGTATCGTTGTTGCAAATTCTAAAGCAGTTAAGCCACTTAACTTGACTAAAAAGCAGATCTTCCTGGCTCTGGCGAAACAGATCCCAGTTGATGGCAAGATGGTCGACAACCCAAACAAAACTTGGAGCGATGTTGATCCGTCATTGCCAAATGTCGCCATTAAGGTTTTTGGTCCGCCTCCAACCTCTGGTACGCGTGATGCTTTTTCCGAGTTGGCTCTGGAAGGTGGTGCAAAAGCATTCCCAAGCCTGAAAGCTCTGCGTAAATCAGACAAAAAAGCTTTTAAAGCAATCGCTCACTCTGTTCGTGAAGACGGTGCATATGTTGAAAGCGGTGAAAACGACAACTTGATCGTTCAAAAGCTGGTTGCTGAACCAGATGCAGTTGGCGTATTCGGCTTCAGCTTCCTGGATCAGAATGCTGATCAGCTTCAGGGTGCGGTTGTTGGTGGCGTGGCCCCAACATTCGAAAATATCTCAAAAGGAGATTATGGTATCTCCCGCTCTCTGTACTTCTACGTGAAAAACGCTCACGTTGGTAAGGTTCCAGGTATCAAAGAATTTATCGCTGAATTCACAAGCGAAGATGCGTTTGGTGAATTTGGATATCTGACAGAAAAAGGTTTGATCCCACTTTCTGAAGAAGAACGTGCAAAAGTTCGCCAGGAAGCGACGTCTTTGACGAACCTGAAAATGATGTAA
- a CDS encoding tetratricopeptide repeat protein produces the protein MLQIDQIIKANRKMLLLSTSLIVAGCGTAMQEDNSATAPIQVAKETDQMDNTFNAERIMRMADRAWQRGDAKTAIRFYSMASDKDPKNPKPVLEIAEILRKTKKIEAAKELYTQLVAKFPDEAEVHNGIGYLHLSQDKPYLATKSFEMALTLEENNSKALGGIALAMDTAGEHDKAHDHYRKAIKSDPNNLTYQNNLALSLALVGRLEQAIAMLEIITAHPKATAQHRQNLALVYGMAGKSAEAMKYSRMDLSERDARNNALYFQALNETPNDVATAKINGLAETSAKSAENIARRDPATSRQPYTPIVAREETTDISTNPVPAAAEPTALASAAEMANLERGMQSTSEPTTLVAAKSATQELSTTAAAKSEKKKTPLAELAELINSQREPAYHSAMADAGEIKTSEPKEDTNVVAEAKPETTPEVAKVAAEPVVVEIEEPTVLAKAEPQMPETGADTTAQQEVMPAASAEPTPHEPVTTTYTQLPIQTAAITSEDATTAVESSEPASQFKFENVRLQHLSDVDQPLYYIQLASFQTLDKARQAWDELTTAHKDLLKSFKPVYTIADLGEEKGTYYRVRIGGFAEKAAPAELCTTLKSRNTDCFLPLVTEQVEIDGEAIATGSPSEKRADVPSPKEPASVATATDTASAEVYASGYVAY, from the coding sequence GTGCTCCAAATTGATCAGATCATAAAAGCAAACCGTAAGATGCTGCTTCTCAGCACCAGCTTGATCGTAGCTGGCTGCGGAACAGCAATGCAGGAAGACAACTCTGCGACTGCGCCAATCCAAGTGGCAAAAGAAACCGACCAAATGGATAATACGTTTAATGCTGAACGGATTATGCGGATGGCGGATCGGGCTTGGCAACGCGGGGATGCAAAAACGGCAATTCGCTTCTATTCAATGGCTAGCGACAAAGATCCAAAGAATCCAAAACCAGTTCTGGAAATCGCAGAAATTCTTCGGAAAACCAAGAAGATTGAAGCGGCAAAAGAACTCTACACGCAACTTGTCGCCAAATTCCCGGATGAAGCGGAAGTTCATAATGGAATTGGATATCTTCACCTGTCTCAGGACAAGCCTTATCTCGCAACCAAGTCCTTTGAAATGGCTTTGACCCTTGAAGAAAACAATTCAAAGGCTTTAGGTGGCATTGCTCTCGCCATGGATACAGCTGGTGAACATGACAAAGCTCATGACCACTATCGCAAGGCGATCAAATCTGACCCGAATAACCTGACATATCAGAACAACCTGGCTCTCTCACTTGCGCTTGTCGGTCGGCTGGAGCAGGCAATTGCCATGTTGGAGATTATTACAGCCCATCCCAAAGCAACGGCACAACATCGTCAGAACCTGGCATTAGTCTATGGAATGGCCGGTAAATCTGCGGAAGCCATGAAATATTCTCGGATGGATCTTAGCGAACGGGATGCTCGTAACAATGCCCTTTATTTCCAGGCGTTGAACGAAACCCCGAATGATGTCGCGACTGCGAAAATCAACGGCCTAGCGGAAACCTCTGCGAAATCCGCTGAAAATATCGCCAGACGCGATCCTGCAACAAGTCGCCAACCTTACACACCAATCGTTGCGCGTGAGGAAACAACCGACATCAGCACGAATCCTGTGCCGGCAGCTGCCGAGCCGACCGCGCTGGCTTCTGCCGCCGAAATGGCCAATCTTGAACGAGGCATGCAATCAACTTCAGAGCCAACAACTCTTGTTGCAGCGAAAAGCGCTACTCAGGAGTTGAGCACTACTGCTGCAGCTAAGTCCGAGAAAAAGAAAACGCCTTTGGCAGAGCTAGCTGAATTGATTAATTCCCAGCGTGAGCCTGCCTACCACTCAGCTATGGCAGATGCTGGAGAGATTAAAACTTCCGAGCCAAAAGAAGACACCAATGTTGTCGCTGAAGCCAAGCCGGAAACAACTCCAGAGGTTGCAAAGGTAGCTGCTGAGCCAGTGGTTGTGGAAATCGAAGAACCGACGGTTTTGGCCAAAGCTGAACCACAAATGCCTGAAACTGGTGCGGATACAACTGCCCAGCAGGAAGTAATGCCGGCTGCGTCAGCAGAGCCGACCCCTCATGAGCCGGTAACCACCACATATACTCAACTTCCAATTCAAACAGCTGCTATTACTTCGGAAGATGCAACAACAGCAGTGGAAAGCTCTGAGCCAGCTTCTCAGTTCAAGTTTGAAAATGTCCGGCTTCAGCATCTTTCCGATGTCGATCAGCCTCTTTACTACATCCAACTTGCCTCCTTCCAGACATTGGATAAGGCACGGCAAGCCTGGGATGAGCTGACGACTGCGCATAAAGATCTCCTCAAGTCCTTCAAGCCTGTTTATACAATTGCGGACCTGGGTGAGGAAAAAGGGACATACTATCGCGTAAGAATTGGTGGTTTTGCAGAAAAAGCAGCGCCAGCTGAACTCTGCACTACACTCAAAAGCAGGAATACCGACTGTTTCCTTCCTCTGGTTACAGAGCAAGTTGAAATTGACGGTGAAGCGATCGCGACAGGAAGCCCTTCAGAAAAGCGTGCGGATGTTCCTTCGCCAAAGGAGCCGGCATCAGTCGCAACAGCGACTGATACTGCAAGCGCAGAAGTTTATGCCTCCGGGTATGTGGCCTATTAA